One window from the genome of Eucalyptus grandis isolate ANBG69807.140 chromosome 7, ASM1654582v1, whole genome shotgun sequence encodes:
- the LOC120295438 gene encoding uncharacterized protein LOC120295438 isoform X1, whose product MPGFAPPAESRLSPMMIVVASRVVGTRGTKLSLLCCVVLGGVLASLCCGSSLPTPSDQTNSRPVPSCSASGSWPMEVLVSLYQAVIPQLSNPVIFCDFLKKTDDIVGVVNAMGLGSLFILMKQYGLDYPCFYEKEDGESEAKDDMEEQIFGNRNDSTSTDFPKKPGFDFFHDASGTSKSFKPEVDLKAKSMNLLSILLVLVSLHQAFIPQLSNPIMFSDFSTRSYDIGGVVSVMALSSLFILMMQHGSEYRHIYEKVLGSCLKATLLPTFLAAAFAKKLSVLALSVLRQGALVIVAPIYSVFRQHSSINRLVHSQVSSKRIATRSLLQSPLLLLLLLLLWVNRAVGENGTASYYGPPYERTECYGEGSLQFPVSNLFMAVGDGLWDLGAACGREYELRCIGGAQSGPGGCKPGANNIRVKVVDYALSVESAAAPRQSVTGTDFVLSRPAFEAIANPSVDSIKVEFKRL is encoded by the exons ATGCCTGGTTTCGCCCCACCGGCCGAGTCGCGGTTGTCGCCGATGATGATCGTGGTGGCCTCTCGTGTCGTCGGAACCCGAGGGACGAAGCTCTCGCTGCTCTGTTGCGTCGTGCTCGGCGGCGTCCTCGCGTCGTTGTGCTGTGGCTCGTCTCTGCCGACCCCGTCTGATCAAACCAATTCGCGTCCCGTGCCGTCGTGCTCCGCTTCGGGGTCTTGGCCCATGGAG GTTCTGGTCTCTCTCTATCAGGCTGTTATCCCTCAGCTGTCAAATCCTGTTATATTTTG TGATTTCTTGAAGAAAACAGATGACATTGTTGGAGTTGTCAACGCCATGGGTCTCGGCAGTCTCTTCATCCTCATGAAGCAATATGGCTTAGATTACCCCTGCTTCTATGAAAAG GAAGATGgtgaatctgaggccaaggatGATATGGAAGAGCAGATTTTTGGCAATAGAAATGACTCAACTAGCACAGATTTTCCCAAGAAACCCGGTTTTGATTTTTTCCATGATGCTAGTGGAACGTCCAAGTCATTCAAACCGGAAGTTGACCTAAAAGCGAAAAGCATGAATCTTCTGTCTATATTACTG GTTCTGGTCTCACTCCATCAGGCATTTATTCCTCAGCTGTCTAATCCCATCATGTTTAG TGATTTCTCGACAAGATCATACGACATTGGTGGAGTTGTCAGTGTCATGGCTCTCAGCAGTCTCTTCATCCTCATGATGCAACATGGCTCAGAATACCGCCACATCTATGAAAAG GTGCTTGGTTCCTGCTTAAAAGCAACCCTCCTTCCAACATTCTTGGCTGCTGCTTTTGCCAAGAAACTGAGTGTACTAGCACTATCTGTGCTTCGACAAGGGGCACTAGTTATTGTTGCACCTATCTACAGTGTCTTTCGACAGCATTCTTCAATCAACCGTTTGGTGCACAGT CAGGTGTCTAGTAAAAGAATCGCAACCAGGAGTCTTTTACAatcccccctcctcctcctcctcctcctcctcctctgggTCAACCGTGCTGTCGGCGAGAATGGCACAGCTTCGTACTATGGTCCTCCCTACGAGC GGACGGAGTGCTACGGCGAGGGCTCATTGCAGTTCCCTGTGAGCAACCTGTTCATGGCCGTGGGCGACGGACTATGGGACCTGGGGGCAGCGTGTGGCAGGGAGTATGAGTTGCGGTGCATCGGCGGCGCGCAGTCTGGCCCTGGAGGCTGCAAACCCGGTGCCAACAATATCCGGGTCAAGGTCGTCGACTATGCACTCTCAGTTGAGTCCGCTGCGGCCCCCAGGCAGTCCGTAACCGGCACTGATTTTGTGTTGTCTCGGCCCGCATTTGAAGCCATTGCTAATCCGTCCGTGGATTCGATCAAAGTGGAGTTTAAACGGTTATAG
- the LOC120295438 gene encoding uncharacterized protein LOC120295438 isoform X2, which translates to MPGFAPPAESRLSPMMIVVASRVVGTRGTKLSLLCCVVLGGVLASLCCGSSLPTPSDQTNSRPVPSCSASGSWPMEVLVSLYQAVIPQLSNPVIFCDFLKKTDDIVGVVNAMGLGSLFILMKQYGLDYPCFYEKEDGESEAKDDMEEQIFGNRNDSTSTDFPKKPGFDFFHDASGTSKSFKPEVDLKAKSMNLLSILLVLVSLHQAFIPQLSNPIMFSDFSTRSYDIGGVVSVMALSSLFILMMQHGSEYRHIYEKVLGSCLKATLLPTFLAAAFAKKLSVLALSVLRQGALVIVAPIYSVFRQHSSINRLVHSVSSKRIATRSLLQSPLLLLLLLLLWVNRAVGENGTASYYGPPYERTECYGEGSLQFPVSNLFMAVGDGLWDLGAACGREYELRCIGGAQSGPGGCKPGANNIRVKVVDYALSVESAAAPRQSVTGTDFVLSRPAFEAIANPSVDSIKVEFKRL; encoded by the exons ATGCCTGGTTTCGCCCCACCGGCCGAGTCGCGGTTGTCGCCGATGATGATCGTGGTGGCCTCTCGTGTCGTCGGAACCCGAGGGACGAAGCTCTCGCTGCTCTGTTGCGTCGTGCTCGGCGGCGTCCTCGCGTCGTTGTGCTGTGGCTCGTCTCTGCCGACCCCGTCTGATCAAACCAATTCGCGTCCCGTGCCGTCGTGCTCCGCTTCGGGGTCTTGGCCCATGGAG GTTCTGGTCTCTCTCTATCAGGCTGTTATCCCTCAGCTGTCAAATCCTGTTATATTTTG TGATTTCTTGAAGAAAACAGATGACATTGTTGGAGTTGTCAACGCCATGGGTCTCGGCAGTCTCTTCATCCTCATGAAGCAATATGGCTTAGATTACCCCTGCTTCTATGAAAAG GAAGATGgtgaatctgaggccaaggatGATATGGAAGAGCAGATTTTTGGCAATAGAAATGACTCAACTAGCACAGATTTTCCCAAGAAACCCGGTTTTGATTTTTTCCATGATGCTAGTGGAACGTCCAAGTCATTCAAACCGGAAGTTGACCTAAAAGCGAAAAGCATGAATCTTCTGTCTATATTACTG GTTCTGGTCTCACTCCATCAGGCATTTATTCCTCAGCTGTCTAATCCCATCATGTTTAG TGATTTCTCGACAAGATCATACGACATTGGTGGAGTTGTCAGTGTCATGGCTCTCAGCAGTCTCTTCATCCTCATGATGCAACATGGCTCAGAATACCGCCACATCTATGAAAAG GTGCTTGGTTCCTGCTTAAAAGCAACCCTCCTTCCAACATTCTTGGCTGCTGCTTTTGCCAAGAAACTGAGTGTACTAGCACTATCTGTGCTTCGACAAGGGGCACTAGTTATTGTTGCACCTATCTACAGTGTCTTTCGACAGCATTCTTCAATCAACCGTTTGGTGCACAGT GTGTCTAGTAAAAGAATCGCAACCAGGAGTCTTTTACAatcccccctcctcctcctcctcctcctcctcctctgggTCAACCGTGCTGTCGGCGAGAATGGCACAGCTTCGTACTATGGTCCTCCCTACGAGC GGACGGAGTGCTACGGCGAGGGCTCATTGCAGTTCCCTGTGAGCAACCTGTTCATGGCCGTGGGCGACGGACTATGGGACCTGGGGGCAGCGTGTGGCAGGGAGTATGAGTTGCGGTGCATCGGCGGCGCGCAGTCTGGCCCTGGAGGCTGCAAACCCGGTGCCAACAATATCCGGGTCAAGGTCGTCGACTATGCACTCTCAGTTGAGTCCGCTGCGGCCCCCAGGCAGTCCGTAACCGGCACTGATTTTGTGTTGTCTCGGCCCGCATTTGAAGCCATTGCTAATCCGTCCGTGGATTCGATCAAAGTGGAGTTTAAACGGTTATAG